In Juglans regia cultivar Chandler chromosome 13, Walnut 2.0, whole genome shotgun sequence, the DNA window TGTTCATAGTTTTATCTTGTTTCAAAAAACCTTCAAGAACTCCAAAATTTCAATAACATACTTTCAATAAATTCATAACACACTCCACACTCTTAAGAActatcatgctttgaatcattaaaccaaaaccacaaaaatcacaaaaatctaaCTTAAAGCATTCAGCCTTAACACTTTCACCAAAACCGCAATCTATGtagtttggttttgatcaaaccaCTAGATCGAAGACATACCAAGTCTTAGAATATATCTAGGCATCAAAGCTAAGAACACATGGCCAAATATGCATCAAAACATAGATCTACccaaaaacttcaaatataaGACCCATCTAAATCTTTTCAGGTATAAAAAAGTCATATCATTAAAACCAACTccataaaatcttaaactaacatcctaacatgtaaatAAAAGTCTTAGGAACATCATATGTAAATATTAAGGCCATTGGGAATTAGCAAATTAGCGAAAAACGTGGAAAGAGGTTGTTGCGATACACATTTCCTGTTCGGGGTTGGCCTAAGGTGAGCACATAGCGGCGCCCTCTGCCCTTCCTTCATCGGAAGGGCCTGCTATAGGAGATGGAGGAGCTCTGTCTTATGTTTAGATTGTTTCGAAGGTGGTGACACCTTGAGTGTTTAAGGTCCCTATGAGATACCCTGTGGATGTGGACGGGGAGCCTGGTTTAGTTTTTACGGAACCAGAGATGTCGACGGCTGCAGAGGATTTTCGGTTTGCTATTGTTCTGAAGTTTGTGCGGATGAGGCCTACGATTGATGATGTACGATTGGCGATTATTAAGTCATGGGGTTTACTGGAGATTCCGACGGTGAGTGTGATGGATGACTATCACGTTTTGGTGAAGATGCAGACTGAAAGGGATTTCATGCATGCTTGGGCACGAAAGGGTCGGTTGATTGCTGGATCGGTTTTTCGATTATTTCGATGGACGAAGGATTTTGATTTGTGGAAAGAATCAACGCTAGCGCCCCAGTGGATTTTTCTGCCAGGATTGCCTCTTCATATGTATCGGGCGGATTTTCTGCAAATTCTAGCAACAAGGTTTGGACGGTTTTTGGGGATTGATAATGCTACGCTGCATAGAACCAGAGTGTCGGGGGCTCAAATGTGTGTGGAAATAGATATGACAGATGAACCGGTTCAACGTTTTCCTATTGTAATGGGTAACAAAAAAATTTGGCAGGAGGTTTGGTCTGAAAGACCTGGATTCTATTGCACCAAGTGCTGTCGTCAGGGTCATACGACAGTTGTATGTCGAGCTAGTGAAGAGGTTGTGCGTAAGGGACGTGATGTGGCAAAAGGGGTGGGGAGAAAAATATGGCAAGAGATTCCTAAACAGAAGAGCTTGCAGGCGGTTCCAGGAGATGGGTTGAAGGAAGTCCAGAAGGAAGATGGGGTTGCAATGGAAGTAGTGAATAGGAAAGAGGTAGTAGTTCCTAGGGAGGAAACAAAGACAATTTTTAGAGGAGAGCGAGTGAATATTGACATGAAAATGGTGGAGGAGCCCtgtgaggaggaggaggtggtagAGCAACCTTCAATCCAAATGCTGCGGGAGGTTGAGGTTGTTCGGGGGGTTGGTTCTGATATGGACTTGATTCTAGTTTATGCTTATAAATCACCGCGTAGTGGGGGTCATGGTCAAGCTAAGATGGTCTCTGCGGTGCTTGATATGGAGTGTCATCTACAGCCGGTTATAGTAGAAGAGCCACCAGATTCGTATGGTACTGATGTGGAAGCGAATGTTCTTGATTTGGCCAAAAATAAAGGATATGATTCTGACTCTGTTTCGCAACAGGGTGAAggtagcaaaaaaaaaaaaaaaaattgtgcttcTGCAATCTCAGCGGGTGTCCTCCCGTCTCAATAAACTTAACCTATGACTGAGTCCATCATTGCATGGAATATAAGGGGTTGGGCAGTTCTCGGCGTGTGCTGCGTAGTTTGATtcggaaaaataatggatatATTGTTGCTCTTTTTGAGCCTTTTGTGAGATTAGATAAACTTCAGCGTTTAGTTAGTTCATTGGGTTTTGATGGTTTTTATTCTAACGAGGGTGCAGGGGGCAAAATCTCGATTTTGTGGAGAGCTCCATATGATTTTGAGGTTGTTAGTGTGTCAACGCAAATGGTTACGGGGTGGTTTGTGTTTGATGGGACACGAACGTTGGTTTCTTTCGTTTACGCTAAATGTACTCAGCTGGATCGAAGAGAGTTATGGGAGCAGCTGGTTGGTTGTAGGGCTACTGAAGATCCATGGATTGTTATGGGGGATTTTAACATTATACGAGAGGACCGGGAACGTGTGGGGGGTTGTCCCCGAGCTGCTCaagctatggatgattttaatttgtgtattgatcAATGTGGTCTAGTGGAGCTAAATTATCATGGTAATCCTCtctcatggtgtaatgggcaggaGGGGGTTTCACGAAAGTGGGCGAGGCTTGACCGCGTGCTTATGAATATGGCCTTCTCGGATCGTTTTAATTTGGCGCAGATGGAGTATATTAAACGCAAGACATTGGACCATAGTCCTATGGTGATTCGTTTAATCCTTGTTAATACTAGGTACGGGCCTTCTCCGTTCCGGTTCCAAAAAATGTGGTGTTCTCATGGTTCATTTCAAAAGTTGGTAGAGGAGACATGGAAACAGCCTACGGTGGGATCGGGAATGGTTAAACTGGCTGCAAAATTGAAGCGACTTAAGATGGGGCTGAGGATATGGAATAAATCGGTGTCTGGGAGAGTGGATACTAATATACAGGAGCTTGAAGCGAGGATGGCAGTACTGGAAGCCCAATTGCAGTCCGGTTTCTCGGAAGAAATTGAAGCCGAGTATATTGTCACTAAATTGGAGATTGATATTtgggagaagagggaggagagTCGTCTAGCCCAATTAGCAACGAACAAGTGGTTAAAAGAAGGTGATCAGAATTCCAAGTTTTTCCATGCGGTTGTATCACACATAGGCGTGGTTCGGTTATTTCGCATATGAGGTTGGCAGATGGGACTATGTTGGATTCAGCAGAGAAGGTGCACTTGTGGGCGGTGGAATATTTCACTAATTTCCTTACAGATATGCCGCAGATTGTACATGCAGATCTTTCTCCTCTTGTGGGATTGGAAATCTCCGAGGAAGATAATTCCAGTTTGTGCCGTAGGCCTTCGGAAGAGGAAGTGAAGGAGGCCGTTTTCTCGATTCCAAAACATAGTAGCCCTGGTCCGGATGGGTATGgttcttctttttatatttcttgttgGCATATTGTGAAAGAAAAGGTGGTCGAGGCCGCAAGGGATTTTTTTGCTGGTTCTCCGTTACCAAGGTTCTATACTTCGtcttatattgttttaattccGAAAGTATTGGATCCcaagagttttgagaaattcagGCCAATAAGTCTATGTTCTGTGgcttataagattttttcaaaaatcttggTGAAGCGGTTGATGGATTTTCTACCTAGATTAATTTATTCCGGGtcgtagtatttttgaaaacataactcTTGCTCAAGAAATGGTTCATGCGTTGAAGAGGAAGACAATTGGAGGTAATGTGATGGTAAAGTTGGATATGgcaaaggcatatgatagggtgcattgggattttttattaaatgttctGTCTAGCTTTGGCTTTTCAGAAAAATTTTGTAGCTTGGTGAAGGAATGTGTGGCATCTccttggtattctgtgatgATGAATGGGGCttataaaggttttttcaagtcCAAGAGAGGCCTACGACAAGGTGACCCTTTGtcgccttatttatttattttgatgcaaGAAGTGTTCTCAAGGCTTCTTCGGAAAGATTTTGACGAGGATCATATTGGGAAGTATTATCATCCTAGAGGGGCACCGTTGGTGTCTCATCTATTATATGCGGAtgatattctgatttttttgaatggcgAAAAACAATCTCTAAGATGGTTGGGGCATACTTTAGCCTGTTACGAGCGTTGGTCTGGCCAGCGGGTTAGTAAAGAGAAGTCGGCAATTTTTTCCTCGCCAAAAATTAGTGCTGCGAGGCAGCGTGGGTTGGTACGTCTTACGGGGTTTGCATCTGGGAGTTTTCCCGTTATGTATTTGGGGGTGCCGCTGATTTGTGGACGTTTAAAAGCTGTTCACCTTGATCACTTGGTTGCAAAATTTTGGGCTAAGGTGGCGGGGTGGAAGGCAAGGCTTCTGTCGCAAGGGGGGCGTTTGGTGCTACTTAAACATGTTCTTACTAGTATGGCGTCCCATTGTTTGGCTGTGATGAACGTCCCTCAAGTTgtgcttaaaaaattaattcaattttagCCTCTTTTTTTGGGGGAGAGAAGAATGGGAGAGCAAACATGAAGTGGTGTGCGTGGTCTCGGATAAGCAAGCCAACGGAAGAGGGTGGGTTGGGTTTGAGGAATTTTCTGGAAATTCAAAAAGTGATGCATATGAAATTGGCTTGGCGTATTTTGTCGGGGGATTCATTGTGGACTCGGTTGATGGCTTAGAAGTACAGAAGATGACAGCATGCTTTGTTGATGGTAGCTAGAAATAATAGTTCGAGAATTTGGAGATCTATTGTCTCTATTATGCAAGATGTATGTGAGGCATCCAAGGTTCGAGTGAGAGAGGGGAATTCATCTTTCTGGTTTGATAGGTGGTTTTCAAATGGCACTTTGTGCAATTTGGTGGGGGTAGATGATACaccttcattaaaaattaaagatgtaTGGGTTGGGAATAATTGGGACGGTGACAGGCTTCAGCAGCTTATTGGTGAGGAGTTGGCGGAGGAGGTGATGAGGGAAATTGGTGCAGGGCGCACTGGGCAAGATATCTTGATATGGAAACCTGTTGTGGGGGGAGAGTTTACAATAGCTAGCGCATGGGAGTTAATCCATGTGAGAGGAGTTTATCatggttggatggattggatatGGAGTAAATATTTGCCAAAGAAAATATCAGTTTGTATGTAGAGGGCACGATTTAATTTACTAGCAACAGACACTAAGGTACAGACCCGTGGAGTTGTTATGGCTTCAAAGCGTAACTGCTATCATCTTCCACAGACCGAAACTCTAGATCATGTGCTTGCTACTGGGGAGATTGCAGAGCAGGTTTGGCGTTGTGCTTCACTAGTGCTGGGCATTGGTGTACAATCCAGGACTTGGGCGCACCGGGTGGAAGCTTGGATGGCGTGTGCTAAACGAGGAACGCAGAAGGGTATTTTAGTGGGCCTGTTACCAAGTGTTATTACTTGGAAGTTATGGCATCGACGCTGTCTAGCTAGGATGGAGGGAGTTCAATCCAGTGCTATGGAAGTTTGGAGAGCTGTTTGGATATGGCTGGGTATTTTGGCTAATGGTTTGCATGCCAAGAAGGTCTCTAAAGTTGATGCACAGGTCTTGAAGGCTTTGGATATGAATATCCCGGAACAGGTAGCACGTAATCCATTGCAAGTTGCTTGGTTAAAACCACCTATGGGATGGtggaaattaaatgtggatggaagTTGTCGTGGTAATCCAGGGAATTATGGTGGGGGTGGTGTTTTGTGGGACCATAGGGGGTGGATGATAGCAGGTTTTTCTGCTCATTACGGTTTCGGAACGAACAATGAGGCTGAGTTGAGAGCTTTACTTCAAGGGGTCCGGCTTTGTAAAGAGATGAATTGTCTAAATGTTATTTTCGAGTGTGATTCTAAGGTAGTGGTGGATTGGGTGAAGAAGTGAGGTTGTAATttatggtatctttgggattattgggatgCTCTCCTTCAAGAATTAGATGGAGTTCAATTCTTAGTGGTGCATCAATTTAGAGAAGGTAACAAAGCAGCGGATTTTTTGGCAAGGAAAGGTGAGGAGGGTCTCACTAGGATGTTCTTACCTGGTGAGTGCATACCAAGGCTATTGAGGGGCATTATTAGGTTAGATGCTTTGGGATGTCCTTCATTAAGGAAGTAATGGTCtcatattttctttagttttttttttcacatggttTTTGGGCGTtgggtttgttttcttttatttttggtgttggataatttttttgtttgttccactgtattcctccgccataagtgaggttgttcttcaataaaattgggacagGGCTGCGTTTAGTGGCGTCCggctctttgaaaaaaaaatattaaggccATTGGAGCATACTTTCAAAACAGAATCGGTTTTCAACATTTTAGATCTAAGTAAAACTCTCATACAAAGCTTGTAACATGCAATGAATTTTCATGAAACTTATATAGTCACTTAACTATACTCCATAAAAATATCAGACCAAGATATTGTCAAGaacaccataaaaaaaaattaaagaatcacACTCTAGCTAGTTTATCGCCCAAAATGACCTTTCATGGTTAAACCAACATTTCACCTATCAAATGAcaatgaaaattaaaacaaagagtaacaacttatgtgaagggtactttgtgagaaaatacttacaatagcTTCCAAAAAGTTTAGCAAAGCAAGCCAAAAAAACTGTCTAAGAGCTCCTCTGGTTTTCTCTCCATGAAAAGGGTTGGAAAGTGACCAAATATAAAGTGAATGGAGTTGGATGAGTTCTAAACATTTGGAAGAGTGATAGTAGGTGTGTGAAAGATAGTTTGAGTGATGGGGTGTAAGCCAAAACCAGCCCATGGATTTCTGCCAGCAGCTACCGTGTGAGAGGGAGTGGTGAGGTGGCTCTTGGCCTTCCTATCAAGCATTGTTTGGGGCTGCTTTGGGAAGTGATAGGATTTCCATGGAAGGGGAAAACTTCCTCCACAAGTCTTGCCTCGATGgctcaatttcgtgggccttaaggGACCTCAATCGAATGGGCTTCCATTTAGGATTTCAATGGTGTTTGGttggggtttgggttgctatcatgcccaaatccaatttttcttgactcaataaaattatcaaggtttaaaagaataaataagaatataataacataaatttgagtggttaatagcatgtgaaagtgatttaataaagtgattaaacactaagcTAAAATCTGGGTCAATTAGGGTTTGGAGGCAAACTTTGGGGTTGGGGAAACCATTTTGGGGTTTTAGTTTTCAccaaaattttggggtttcTATTGGATTCCAAGTGTTTAGGTTTCACTATAGTGAAAATCctatttggtttggcacaaattgGATAATTGCTTGGAATAGTTAAACTAGTAATGGTTTGAGTATTTAAATATGGTACCAAATCAAGTACTATTAATTCCAAAATACGAGGTTTTTCAAAACATCCATACAAAATAGGGTCCCAAACTACGACACTTCATAATATTCCTCAAACATTGTTCGCAACAACCATTCTATAGTCTAAAAGTCCCTTTTCTCCATTATCTTCTGGATGTACTAAAAAAGCTTCAAAACGTCACAAATAAACTTTTCAACTACCTTGAGCCGCTCTAGAAGTGAAGAGTCCGAAGATATCTCAGGACTCTTCGGGGCTTCCTTAATTATTGGGGGCTCATGTGCATACATTTCCCCCATCTTGCTCACTATCTTTTGACCCTGCTCACTATACATAAGTATGTATATGGTAaacatgaatatgaatgcaTGAGCATGTATGCATAATTTTGACAAAGACACATTTTTCTCCCATCTATATTCTGTTTCAAAGACACTCAGCTTGTAACAATGTAACCATGTAACAATGTGTCATTTCGTTTTAATCACTTATACACTATTCCATATAACAAAGTATGGACACCTCACGACTACCTCTATGTGTCGTGGGTTCCCTATTAGTTACTGCATCACATTCAACCATTTGACTAGGTGTGAGTATGTCATATAAGAAGATGCTCAGGTAGATCGTAATGCCTTCACTATGAACTTACAATATGGTACAACAGTTTGCAATTCTCCTTCACTGTAGCTACCTTGtgttgcacccactagcgttctGTGCTTCTACTTCACTATgaaatcttttaaaaagaattcattCGAAGTCCATTGATTGTACTTGTCAACCTAGGGGTTACGTCTATACTTTAACCACTCCATAGTGGACAAAAGAGTTCTACTAAGATATTCCTACATCCTAGCATTGGGGTCGTGAAAAAAAAACCTTCCTTATAATGCACAATCTGAAAACATGTGGCTTGTGACTTTTCATGTAAACATCACATGTACTTATGCTCGATATGCAATGAATGCAACATGTGAACAACttgaaataattagaaaattcgGATACATATACATGGCATAACTTATGATGGTTCAACATAGCATTTAACGATACTTAAAAAGCTCTGAGCTTGTCATTTAAACCAAAATTCCAGCAAGCATCATTCACAAACAGCATATATGGAAGGTTTACACAAACACATAAGTATATTATCCAAGAGTAaattagaggctaacttacaaagTTTAGAACGTAAAAAAATACCAACGATCAAGCAAGCTGAAAGTGTATGTGCTAAATATTAGATTCTTGaaaatcaaaatactaaaatgcAAACATGTGATCCTTGCACCAAGAGGTTGCAAAAATCTAATCCTAATCGGTTTTAAGGCCATTCATCTACccatgttttctttctttgttatttGCCCTTGTCTTTTGattcacatgcacatacacacaGCAAGAAACCCTAGGGGCTAAATGCCTTTAAGTCCTTCCTCCCCTTGGTAGAAACCCTAGTGGCCGAGTGTGACAAGTCATTTCTTTGCATGACAAACCCTAATAGCCGTGTGTGCTCAAAGTGTATAAAAAACATACTTGTATGTGTGAAAACCCTAATGGCTGAAAGTTTCTAAACATGTGCAAGCCACTCTAGATTGTATTTGCTTCATGTAGTGACTAGATAAGAAATATTCCATGAAACCCTAATGATGGCCAAATATAACTGGATCATTCAAAAGGTTCCTTCTTGTCATTTTGCCTTCATAGATTCACATTCTTAGAAAAACCCTAGAGGCAAGACTACACTCAATAGATTTTAAGCAAACCTTACCTCCCTATCATGATTGAAAACAAATCTTACCTCACTCACACCTGAAACCTCAAAACTTCCTCTCCCTTTGTGTTTTCATGATGTGAACTAGAGAAAGAATAAAGTAGATCTTTTTTACCGTGCtcatgtaacaccccactccctacggttaataataaagtcatttttaaaaattcttggGAGCCGAAGTGCTACTATTGAACCTtgacttaaaattattttcttttattctaaaggaaGCGCCAGGTACAAAGATTCTTTATAATACCatctttattaaatacttaaaatccaaaagagaGCCTACGGAAGCACTTTAAATTCAataaagtctcatgtgcttatcaaaatcacttattaaactttaaatcataaaatcgAGCATGACATAAACTATATATGCGTCTACCCCGCCTCCCTGGCCAAGTTCTGTCTTGCAGTCTCATCCTTATAAATATCATCACCTGTCGTggttataaaaatacaaacataaaaaaaaaaatgagtcgaatactcaataagctatacatcatatagtaaacataataaatataaagtttcttgaaaaatatgcatactcataagtacatacgtaaataacatgaacatgatctTATCTTTCGCTTGTCATAGGTCagtacccactgttgacccccgtgagtttgGGTTAGagaatctaagtagattctaATTCTACCCATGgtcgcgggttgtggaatccatacataaggaataCACATTAGATGCACTACTAGCATGTACAATCTGgtaatgcaatatgcccataacatatggTACTGTCTGCATATCAAAACAtaggccgttacgtattttatcattcaaatgaaatcgcattcttttataaaatgtcgtgatacatatTTCCTCATATTTcctcatatttttcataaatctttcgatgcataactcctttcataaaactatgaatttttataaataatttaatacataaatcttcacataaatcatggattttcataaaatgtttCATGCATGTCTTGCAACTAACAtgaaacttatgcataaaatcatgatatttATGACTCGaatacgtaaaaaggggcttttAATGCAGGGCATacatgtataatatttttataaaagacatatTGTTTACCATACATACGTGTAAGactatgatcatgctacttacctcgcaatgttaatccaatatttccggCATGAAATCAATCACGTGAactagaaggagagagaaaatatgagGGATGTTGGTGGGCTAGCGGTGTTCTGTATGATTTTGGGTAAGTAGAAACGAAGCTACACTAGGGCATGGAGAGGAATTAGATACACGTAAAGTGTATGTGGTTGAGCGTATATATAAGAAGTCGGTTTAAGAGTTTTAATGTTAAGATGATTTGTAGAATTGTAAGAGAGTTCTATTGGGACATGAATCCTAGTGGAAGGCAGAGACGTGCAAGGCTTAGAGTTTGAGAAGATAGTTGGTTAAACAGATTTAAAGTGAAGATGACTTGTAAAGTTATATCCATGTTGGAATAGGATGCTGATGAGTTCGAGTTCGAGTTGGACTCGGCCAtgatcattcaagaagagagtttgaatgtAAAAGCATAATTTAGTAGTTCATTCACTGTAGGATTAGTAGTGACTGAGGCTGCGTAGGTAACTTCAAATagtgatgattttaatttgaaataaatttctaatggttgatctttatattttaaaatgagtttaactcgttcaataaataataaatgagatttaacttaGTTATTGAGCCTActtaaaactcctaatcaatctcaatgattttttgctcgtgggcttatccaatattgcccattaaatataatttaggccaaataaaaattatcaatatctcAACTTTAGAATTATTGGACCGGGTCATTACATCTAATCTCCACACGAGGTTTCTTGAATCTTTCCTTCCCTTGGATGCA includes these proteins:
- the LOC109003943 gene encoding uncharacterized protein LOC109003943, encoding MRYPVDVDGEPGLVFTEPEMSTAAEDFRFAIVLKFVRMRPTIDDVRLAIIKSWGLLEIPTVSVMDDYHVLVKMQTERDFMHAWARKGRLIAGSVFRLFRWTKDFDLWKESTLAPQWIFLPGLPLHMYRADFLQILATRFGRFLGIDNATLHRTRVSGAQMCVEIDMTDEPVQRFPIVMGNKKIWQEVWSERPGFYCTKCCRQGHTTVVCRASEEVVRKGRDVAKGVGRKIWQEIPKQKSLQAVPGDGLKEVQKEDGVAMEVVNRKEVVVPREETKTIFRGERVNIDMKMVEEPCEEEEVVEQPSIQMLREVEVVRGVGSDMDLILVYAYKSPRSGGHGQAKMVSAVLDMECHLQPVIVEEPPDSYGTDVEANVLDLAKNKGYDSDSVSQQGEDKLQRLVSSLGFDGFYSNEGAGGKISILWRAPYDFEVVSVSTQMVTGWFVFDGTRTLVSFVYAKCTQLDRRELWEQLVGCRATEDPWIVMGDFNIIREDRERVGGCPRAAQAMDDFNLCIDQCGLVELNYHGNPLSWCNGQEGVSRKWARLDRVLMNMAFSDRFNLAQMEYIKRKTLDHSPMVIRLILVNTRYGPSPFRFQKMWCSHGSFQKLVEETWKQPTVGSGMVKLAAKLKRLKMGLRIWNKSVSGRVDTNIQELEARMAVLEAQLQSGFSEEIEAEYIVTKLEIDIWEKREESRLAQLATNKWLKEGDQNSKFFHAVVSHIGVVRLFRI